GTACTTGGTCTCCAGGTATTCATCGATGCCGCCGACGCCACCTTCACGCCCGAGGCCGGACTGCTTGACGCCGCCGAAGGGAATCGGCGGACCGGTCATCTTGACCGAGTTGACCGAGACCATGCCGAACTCGAGTGCCCGCAACAGCTTCCAGATGCGCCGGATGTCGTGGGTGTAGACATAGGCGGCGAGGCCGTATTCGGTATCGTTGGCCATGGCGATGACTTCATCGTCGTCGCCATAGGCAGTAATGCCGGCCACCGGGGCAAAGTTCTCTTCCCGCCAGACCTTCATCTCGGGGGTCACCCCGGTCAGCAGCACCGGCATGAAGAAGTTGGGCCCGGGCGCCGCCGACTGATCGCCGGCCACCAGGGTCGCGCCCCGGGAGATGGCGTCATCGACGATGCTCGCCGCCTTCTCGACCGCCTGGCCATGGATCAGCGGGCCCAGATCGACCTCGCTCTGCAGGCCGTTGCCGACGGTCAGCGCCGCCATCCGCTCGGCGAAATGCTCGACGAAGGCGTCATGGATCGATTCGTGCACCAGGATACGGTTGGCCGCCAGGCAGTCCTGGCCGGCGGTCTGGAACTTGGCGGCGACCGCCGCCAGGGCGGCCTCCCGCGGGTCCATGTCCGGCCCCACGATGAAGGGCGCATTGCCACCCAGTTCCAGCGACACCCGCTTGACGGTGCCGGCGCACTGCTCGAGCAGCAGCCGCCCGACCCGGGTGGAGCCGGTGAAGGACAGCGCCTTGACGCGCTCCTCACCGCACAGGATCGAGGACACCTCCGCGGGCTCGCCCAGCACCACGTTGTAGATGCCCGCCGGGATGCCGGCCCGCTCGGCGAGCTCGGCCAGTGCCAGCGCCGAGAACGGAGTCTCGCCGGCCGGTTTGACGATCACCGGGCAGCCCGCGGCCATGGCAGCCGCCGCCTTGCGGGTGATCATCGCCAGCGGGAAGTTCCAGGGCGTGATCAGGGCGGCGATACCGACCGGTTCCTTGATCGTGCCCAGGGCCGCATTGGGAATGTGGCTGGGAATGGTCTCGCCGAAGGTGCGCTTGCCCTGCTCGGCGAACCACTTGATGAAGCTGGCGCCGTATTCCACCTCGCCCCGGGCATCCGGCAGCGGCTTGCCCTGCTCCATGGACATCAGGATGGCGAGATCCTCGCGGTGTGCCTGCAAGAGGTCATACCAGGCCAGCAAACGCTCGGCACGCTCGTCGGCGCGCAGCGCCCGCCACTGGACGAAGGCTCGCTCGGCCGCATCGACGGCACCGCGAATCTGGTCGGCCTCCAGCCAGGGAATATGCCCAAGGACCTCACCGGTGGCCGGGTCGGTCACGGCCTCCTCGCGGCCACCATCGCCATGGGTCCACTTGCCGTCGACATAGGCGTACTGGCGGAACAGGCGGGGATCGTCGAGTCGCTGAGTCACCGTCGTGGACACTTTCATGAAACACCTCCCTGGGAGAACAGCGTCAATGGCGCTGGCACCGAAAATTGGCTCGGGCGGCAGTCGCCGCCTGATGCCTACAGGGTAAG
The genomic region above belongs to Halomonas sp. YLGW01 and contains:
- a CDS encoding NAD-dependent succinate-semialdehyde dehydrogenase — protein: MKVSTTVTQRLDDPRLFRQYAYVDGKWTHGDGGREEAVTDPATGEVLGHIPWLEADQIRGAVDAAERAFVQWRALRADERAERLLAWYDLLQAHREDLAILMSMEQGKPLPDARGEVEYGASFIKWFAEQGKRTFGETIPSHIPNAALGTIKEPVGIAALITPWNFPLAMITRKAAAAMAAGCPVIVKPAGETPFSALALAELAERAGIPAGIYNVVLGEPAEVSSILCGEERVKALSFTGSTRVGRLLLEQCAGTVKRVSLELGGNAPFIVGPDMDPREAALAAVAAKFQTAGQDCLAANRILVHESIHDAFVEHFAERMAALTVGNGLQSEVDLGPLIHGQAVEKAASIVDDAISRGATLVAGDQSAAPGPNFFMPVLLTGVTPEMKVWREENFAPVAGITAYGDDDEVIAMANDTEYGLAAYVYTHDIRRIWKLLRALEFGMVSVNSVKMTGPPIPFGGVKQSGLGREGGVGGIDEYLETKYYCLGALGSVSGS